The following proteins are co-located in the Malus sylvestris chromosome 13, drMalSylv7.2, whole genome shotgun sequence genome:
- the LOC126596817 gene encoding uncharacterized protein LOC126596817 translates to MVEHNNSGEGEGSIHLQIDELLHPRLNETSSTTINTVFEPQNSIEKTDSSATASVGPPTAQPVPAPEKKLTLFALRLAVLEKTATGLGTLGFIWATVVLLGGFAIVLDKTDFWFITIILLIEGTRIFSRSHELEWQHQATWSITDAGINSFRELRISSSAVFHSIRAFFRPVQKLAVRKQSQRSRDMTRTNGNSESSRNSDLQRKIVRTWTSSEVPLLPYAQWIFRAKHISKLLYWLQLLSASSCVALSLVKLVKHNYGEVAKGDTDKRNRQSALIIFYSLALAEALLFLMEKAYGEIMISYCKLLEEVNKECDLGPSGLVSVRRFFYDAYSRCVDGSIFDGLKMDMVTFGIDLLGSNSPDEKLIGARILRQFSMNHRYSDDTLQKIGLNIAVIERLVEILNWTDQEEEEIRRSAAQILSKLAGKNQNSIRVAGVPGAMESISSLLQTCRSSSGAADEISENRIISDHPNYGFLTFNHLGLLILKKLARVHDNCGKIGNTRGLLPKIIDFTHADERLLKEVTDMPHDQILTLKRSLQLVKRLASTTGSTGKNLRRNLSEIVFTISNIRDILRYGEKHPMLQQLGIEILTSLALEADATERVGGTGGVLKELFNIFFNKGMLENNKQVRTKAGEALAMLVLESKNNCLRILKLGVLENLIEALEVQLLRVNAARILRNLCTYNGSNCFHQLKGITNAAPTVLRAITSDEHKLQEAMVGLAAPVLTFLSPAESNLMFKKAGITEGEVANEIVQILKKYRYPPIKVPRIRRFSIELAICMMRDKPENVRVFRDLGMEKELDFVLETTAELESFNIFSGTVGMSRHSTTIHSLVETALGLLAEGSNDAA, encoded by the exons atGGTTGAGCATAATAACTCAGGAGAAGGTGAAGGAAGCATTCATTTGCAGATTGACGAGCTTCTTCATCCCCGCCTCAACGAAACAAGCAGCACCACGATCAACACAGTGTTCGAGCCTCAGAACAGCATTGAGAAGACAGACAGCAGCGCTACAGCTTCCGTTGGTCCTCCAACTGCACAGCCAGTCCCAGCACCAGAGAAAAAGCTGACCCTTTTCGCGCTCCGTCTAGCAGTGCTCGAAAAGACAGCAACCGGCCTAGGAACCCTCGGTTTCATCTGGGCAACGGTGGTTCTGCTAGGCGGTTTCGCCATTGTATTAGACAAGACCGACTTCTGGTTCATCACGATCATTTTGCTGATAGAAGGGACAAGAATTTTCAGCAGGAGCCATGAGCTGGAGTGGCAGCACCAGGCCACGTGGTCCATAACCGATGCTGGTATCAACAGCTTTCGCGAACTGCGAATCAGCTCCAGTGCCGTGTTCCACAGCATCAGAGCATTTTTCAGGCCTGTGCAGAAACTTGCAGTCAGGAAACAAAGTCAACGCAGCAGAGACATGACGAGGACTAATGGAAATTCAGAGTCGTCGCGAAACTCTGATCTTCAGAGGAAGATAGTCCGGACTTGGACTAGCTCGGAAGTCCCTCTCCTGCCTTACGCGCAATGGATTTTTCGCGCAAAGCATATAAGTAAGCTGCTCTACTGGCTCCAGCTCCTGTCCGCCTCATCATGCGTGGCTCTTTCGCTGGTGAAGCTCGTGAAGCACAACTATGGAGAGGTCGCAAAGGGGGACACTGACAAGAGGAACAGGCAGTCTGctcttattatattttattcgtTAGCATTGGCAGAAGCTCTGTTGTTTCTTATGGAGAAAGCTTACGGTGAGATTATGATAAGCTATTGTAAATTGTTGGAGGAGGTGAACAAGGAGTGTGATTTGGGGCCTTCGGGGTTGGTTTCGGTTAGGAGGTTTTTTTATGATGCGTATTCGAGGTGTGTTGATGGAAGCATTTTTGATGGCTTGAAGATGGATATGGTTACTTTTGGAATAGACTTGTTGGGTTCGAATTCCCCCGATGAGAAGCTCATTGGAGCGAGAATTCTTCGACAGTTTTCAATGAACCATCGGTATTCAGATGATACATTGCAGAAGATTGGTCTAAATATTGCGGTGATTGAAAGATTGGTTGAGATTTTGAATTGGACAGAtcaagaggaggaggagatcAGAAGGTCAGCAGCACAGATTTTGTCAAAACTCGCTGGCAAAAATCAGAACTCCATTCGGGTAGCTGGAGTTCCCGGCGCAATGGAATCAATCTCATCTCTGCTCCAAACCTGCAGGAGCTCAAGTGGTGCAGCTGACGAGATCAGTGAAAACAGGATCATTTCTGACCACCCAAACTACGGATTCTTGACATTCAACCATTTGGGATTACTTATTTTGAAGAAACTTGCACGTGTTCACGACAACTGTGGGAAGATTGGAAACACAAGAGGCCTCCTGCCCAAGATCATAGACTTTACACATGCTGACGAGAGGCTTCTAAAAGAAGTGACTGATATGCCACACGATCAAATACTGACGCTGAAACGATCACTCCAGTTGGTGAAGAGGCTTGCAAGCACAACCGGAAGCACGGGAAAGAACCTAAGGAGAAATCTTTCGGAGATAGTTTTCACAATCAGCAATATTAGAGATATTTTGAGATATGGAGAGAAACATCCAATGCTGCAACAATTGGGAATTGAAATCTTAACGAGTTTGGCGCTGGAAGCAGATGCAACTGAGAGAGTAGGTGGAACAGGTGGAGTTCTTAAGGAGTTGTTCAACATTTTCTTCAACAAGGGAATGCTGGAGAATAATAAACAGGTGAGGACCAAAGCTGGAGAAGCGCTGGCTATGCTGGTGTTAGAGAGCAAGAATAATTGTCTGCGGATATTAAAATTGGGAGTACTGGAAAACCTCATTGAAGCTCTTGAGGTTCAATTGCTTCGTGTAAATGCTGCTAGGATTCTTAGGAATCTGTGCACCTACAACGGCTCAAACTGTTTCCACCAGCTGAAGGGAATTACAAATGCAGCACCTACA GTGCTTAGAGCAATCACTTCAGACGAACACAAACTGCAGGAAGCAATGGTAGGACTAGCAGCACCGGTTCTTACATTCTTGTCTCCCGCAGAATCAAACCTCATGTTTAAGAAAGCCGGAATCACTGAGGGAGAAGTGGCAAATGAAATAGTCCAGATTCTGAAGAAGTACAGGTATCCACCGATCAAAGTTCCAAGAATAAGGAGGTTTTCCATAGAGCTGGCAATCTGTATGATGAGAGACAAACCGGAAAACGTCCGAGTTTTCAGGGATTTGGGGATGGAAAAGGAGCTGGATTTTGTGCTAGAGACAACCGCAGAGCTCGAAAGCTTCAACATTTTCTCTGGTACCGTAGGAATGAGCCGGCACAGCACGACGATCCATTCGCTGGTAGAGACTGCTTTGGGGTTGCTAGCTGAAGGGTCAAATGATGCAGCATAA
- the LOC126596822 gene encoding guanylate kinase 2, chloroplastic/mitochondrial-like produces the protein MFRRFLTSSLSRSSPPPLLLLRPKILPSPNSLHRPYPKPTLSLPSNTRPLSSQMGDARRPGSVPIPHIEKADRSELLRALESSLGSAFSSEPLWPSPIPLIIVISGPSGVGKDAVIKKLKDSNENLHFVVTATTRAMRPGEVHGKDYYFVSKDEFLTMVERNELLEYALVYGDYKGIPKQQIRDELGKGYDIVLRVDIQGAHTLRKILGNSAVFVFLMAESEAKLVERLIDRKTETKESLLVRVATAREEVKHVKNFDYVVVNAEGRLDNAVKLVESIIDAEKAKVQQKSSVI, from the coding sequence atgTTTCGCAGATTCCtcacctcctctctctctcgctcttcccctcctcccctcctcctcctccgccccAAAATCCTCCCATCCCCCAATTCCCTCCACCGCCCCTACCCAAAACCCACCCTCTCACTTCCCTCCAACACCCGACCCTTATCCTCCCAAATGGGCGACGCCCGTCGACCCGGTTCGGTTCCCATTCCCCACATCGAAAAAGCCGACCGCTCCGAGCTCCTCCGCGCTCTGGAGTCCTCTCTGGGATCGGCCTTCAGCTCCGAGCCGCTCTGGCCCAGCCCAATCCCCCTAATTATCGTCATCAGCGGCCCCAGCGGCGTCGGGAAGGACGCCGTCATAAAAAAGCTCAAGGATTCCAACGAGAACTTGCATTTCGTGGTAACGGCGACGACCCGCGCAATGCGTCCCGGCGAAGTTCACGGCAAAGATTATTACTTTGTGAGCAAAGACGAGTTTTTGACAATGGTGGAGAGGAACGAGCTTCTGGAGTACGCGCTGGTGTATGGAGACTACAAGGGGATTCCCAAACAGCAGATTAGGGATGAATTGGGGAAAGGGTACGACATCGTTTTGAGAGTCGACATCCAGGGTGCTCATACTCTGAGGAAGATTCTTGGGAACTCGGCTGTTTTCGTATTTTTGATGGCGGAGAGTGAGGCCAAGCTTGTGGAGAGGCTGATTGACCGGAAAACCGAGACGAAGGAGTCGCTTCTTGTGAGGGTTGCGACGGCTAGGGAGGAGGTGAAGCACGTTAAGAATTTCGATTATGTGGTAGTGAATGCGGAGGGGAGGTTGGACAATGCGGTGAAGTTGGTGGAGTCCATTATCGACGCGGAGAAAGCTAAGGTGCAGCAGAAGAGTTCTGTGATATAG